The following coding sequences lie in one Hippopotamus amphibius kiboko isolate mHipAmp2 chromosome 17, mHipAmp2.hap2, whole genome shotgun sequence genomic window:
- the TMEM106A gene encoding transmembrane protein 106A isoform X2, producing the protein MELEKQLVALIPYGDKRLKPRHTKLSVFLAVFICLVTSSLIVFFLFPRTVAVQPVGLNSSMVTVDEGDIHLNITNILNISNNNYYPITVTQLTIEVLHLSLVVGQVSNSLLLHIGPLASEQMFYAVANKIRDENTYKICTWLKIKVHHVLLHIQGTLTCSYLSRSEQLVFQSYEYVDCRGSSSEPHLLVPHPP; encoded by the exons ATGG AGCTAGAGAAGCAGCTGGTGGCCCTCATCCCCTATGGGGACAAGAGGCTGAAGCCCAGGCACAC GAAGCTCTCCGTGTTCCTGGCCGTGTTCATCTGCCTGGTGACCTCCTCCCTCATCGTCTTTTTCCTGTTTCCCCGGACTGTCGCTGTGCAGCCTGTGGGCCTCAACTCCTCCATGGTGACGGTTGATGAGGGTGATATCCACCTCAACATAACG AATATCTTGAACATCTCCAATAACAACTACTACCCCATCACTGTGACCCAGCTGACCATTGAGGTTCTGCACCTGTCCCTCGTGGTGGGGCAGGTCTCCAACAGCCTCCTCCTCCACATCGGCCCCTTGGCCAGTGAACAG ATGTTTTATGCAGTAGCCAACAAGATACGGGATGAAAACACATA caAAATCTGTACCTGGCTGAAAATCAAAGTCCACCATGTGCTTTTGCACATCCA GGGCACCCTGACCTGTTCCTACCTGAGCCGTTCAGAGCAGCTGGTCTTCCAGAGCTATGAATATGTGGACTGCCGCGGAAGCTCCTCGGAGCCCCACTTGCTGGTCCCTCACCCACCGTGA
- the TMEM106A gene encoding transmembrane protein 106A isoform X1: MGETFSQLGSREDEKSILPPEPAFGSNAASYSSTSSSKHFCSCVPCERAVGTSFVTCPTCQGSGEIPRELEKQLVALIPYGDKRLKPRHTKLSVFLAVFICLVTSSLIVFFLFPRTVAVQPVGLNSSMVTVDEGDIHLNITNILNISNNNYYPITVTQLTIEVLHLSLVVGQVSNSLLLHIGPLASEQMFYAVANKIRDENTYKICTWLKIKVHHVLLHIQGTLTCSYLSRSEQLVFQSYEYVDCRGSSSEPHLLVPHPP, from the exons ATGGGTGAGACATTCTCTCAGCTGGGCTCTCGGGAGGATGAGAAGTCGATCCTGCCCCCTGAACCAGCCTTTGGCAGCAACGCTGCCAGCTActccagcaccagcagcagcAAGCATTTTTGTTCCTGTGTGCCTTGTGAAAGGGCTGTTGGCACCAGTTTTGTGACTTGTCCCACCTGCCAGGGTAGTGGGGAGATCCCTCGAG AGCTAGAGAAGCAGCTGGTGGCCCTCATCCCCTATGGGGACAAGAGGCTGAAGCCCAGGCACAC GAAGCTCTCCGTGTTCCTGGCCGTGTTCATCTGCCTGGTGACCTCCTCCCTCATCGTCTTTTTCCTGTTTCCCCGGACTGTCGCTGTGCAGCCTGTGGGCCTCAACTCCTCCATGGTGACGGTTGATGAGGGTGATATCCACCTCAACATAACG AATATCTTGAACATCTCCAATAACAACTACTACCCCATCACTGTGACCCAGCTGACCATTGAGGTTCTGCACCTGTCCCTCGTGGTGGGGCAGGTCTCCAACAGCCTCCTCCTCCACATCGGCCCCTTGGCCAGTGAACAG ATGTTTTATGCAGTAGCCAACAAGATACGGGATGAAAACACATA caAAATCTGTACCTGGCTGAAAATCAAAGTCCACCATGTGCTTTTGCACATCCA GGGCACCCTGACCTGTTCCTACCTGAGCCGTTCAGAGCAGCTGGTCTTCCAGAGCTATGAATATGTGGACTGCCGCGGAAGCTCCTCGGAGCCCCACTTGCTGGTCCCTCACCCACCGTGA
- the CCDC200 gene encoding LOW QUALITY PROTEIN: coiled-coil domain-containing protein 200 (The sequence of the model RefSeq protein was modified relative to this genomic sequence to represent the inferred CDS: inserted 1 base in 1 codon; substituted 1 base at 1 genomic stop codon), producing the protein MGSAYHWEARRRQMALDRRRWLMAQQQQQQQEQELKKLQEEEQQSEKKPQPSQESQRELQPPPAQLRSLLAQPQAPPPQVPEQPQPPPQPPPQPKQQNAQDPLTQRTSQHILQHSQRPGPHKDKFQGETTNLQGPVNELYPAVVTQRXTPKTPXGHQQKSDEQPHLLTTQQHLHFKSQPLLIHSSGGG; encoded by the exons ATGGGCAGTGCTTATCACTGGGAGGCCCGGCGCCGGCAGATGGCTTTGGACCGGAGGAGGTGGCTGAtggcccagcagcagcagcagcagcaagagcAG GAACTGAAGAAACTCCAAGAAGAGGAACAGCAATCTGAGAAAAAACCCCAGCCATCTCAGGAGTCTCAGCGGGAGTTGCAGCCACCACCGGCACAGCTACGTTCGCTACTTGCACAACCGCAGGCGCCGCCGCCGCAGGTACCCGAGCAGCCGCAGCCGCCACCGCAGCCGCCTCCTCAGCCAAAGCAACAAAATGCCCAAGACCCTCTTACTCAGCGCACCTCCCAGCACATTCTCCAGCATTCCCAAAGGCCGGGCCCCCACAAGGACAAATTCCAAGGAGAGACGACCAACCTTCAAGGTCCGG TCAACGAATTATATCCAGCAGTGGTGACTCAGAGATAGACCCCCAAGACCC CTGGCCATCAGCAAAAATCAGATGAGCAACCCCATCTTCTCACCACCCAGCAACATCTCCACTTCAAAAGCCAACCCCTCCTGATCCACTCTAGCGGGGGAGGCTAG